The genomic region ACTGGAGATCATCAGGCTGGTCCGTGACCTGGTGGAGTCCAACGACGCGGAGAAGTATTACGACACCGACGCCGACCGGCGCAATGTGCACCTGACCGACGCCGGCGCCCGCAGGCTCGAGGCCGCGCTCGGTGGTATCGACATCTACTCCGAGGAGCACGTCAGCACGACGTTGACCGAGGCGAACGTGGCGCTGCACGCGAACGTGCTGCTGCAGCGCGACGTGCACTACATCGTCCGCGACGGTGCGGTGCAGCTGATCAATGCCTCGCGCGGCCGGATCGCGTCGCTGCAGCGCTGGCCCGACGGCCTGCAGGCGGCGGTCGAGGCCAAGGAGGGCATCGAGACCACCGAGACCGGCGAGGTCCTCGACACCATCACCGTGCAGGCGCTGATCAACCGCTACCCGACGGTGTGCGGTATGACCGGTACCGCACTGGCAGCGGGCGAGCAGCTGCGCCAGTTCTACAAGCTCGGCGTCTCGCCGATCCCGCCAAACACCCCGAACATCCGCGTCGACGAACTCGACCGGGTGTACATCACCGCGGCCGCCAAGAACGACGCCGTCGTCGAGCACATCACCGAGGTGCATGCGACGGGTCAGCCGGTGCTGGTCGGTACCCGCGACGTCGCCGAGTCCGAGGAACTGCACGAGCGTCTGGTCAAGGCGGGCATTCCGGCGGTCGTGCTCAACGCCAAGAACGACGCCGAGGAAGCCGCGGTGATCGCCGAGGCGGGCAAGCTCGGAGTGGTCACGGTGTCCACCCAGATGGCCGGCCGCGGAACCGATATCCGACTCGGCGGCTCCGACGAGTCCGATCACGATGCCGTCGCCGATCTCGGCGGGCTGCATGTCATCGGTACGGGCCGCCACCACACCGAGCGCCTGGACAACCAGCTCCGGGGCCGCGCGGGACGCCAGGGCGACCCGGGCTCGTCGGTGTTCTTCTCCAGCTGGGAGGACGACGTCGTCGTCGCTCATCTGGAACCACAGAAGCTGCCGATGCAGACCGATGAAGACGGCCGCATCCTGAACGACAAGGCTGCCCAACTTCTCGAGCACGCGCAGCGCGTCGCGGAGGGCAAGCTGCTCGATGTGCACGCCAACACGTGGCGCTACAACCAATTGGTCGCCCAGCAGCGCGCCATCATCTCCGAGCGCCGGGAGAACCTGCTGCGCACGCCGACGGCTCGCGAGGAACTCGCGGAGCGCTCACCGAAGCGCTACGAGCAACTTCTCGAGGAGATCGGCGAGGAGCGTCTGGAGACGACGTGCCGCCAGATCATGCTGTACCACCTCGACCGCGGCTGGGCCGACCATCAGGCCTACCTGTCCGACATCCGGGAGAGCATCCACCTGCGGGCCCTTGGCAGACAGAACCCGCTCGACGAGTTCCACCGGATGGCCGTTGACGCGTTCGGCTCGCTGGCCGCGGACGCCATCGAGGCCGCGCAGCAGACCTTCGAGACGGCAAACGTCACCGAGGACGAGCTGGGCCTCGATCTGTCGAAGCTCGCCCGACCGACATCGACGTGGACGTACATGATTCACGACAACCCGCTCGCCGACGACACCATGTCGGCGCTGAGCCTGCCTGGGGTGTTCCGCTAGGTTAGGCCCTCATGGAGGCGCCCCACGGCAGTAGCGAGGCGACCGGGGCCGGCGGTGACGCGGTCCGGCCAGACGCCGCCACCGACCGCGTGCTGACCATCCCCAACGCACTCAGCGTGCTGCGGCTGATCCTGGTCCCCGTCTTCCTCTACCTGCTGCTGGTCGCCGATGCCAACGCGCTAGCGGTCGCGGTGCTGATGTTCAGCGGCTTCTCCGACTGGGCCGACGGCAAGATCGCGCGGCTGGTGCCCAACCAGTCCTCACGCCTCGGCGCGCTGCTCGACCCGGCCGTCGACCGGACCTACATGGTGGCCGTTCCTGTGGCCTTCGCCATCGACAACATCGTGCCGTGGTGGTTCGTGCTGGTGCTGCTCGGGCGTGACGTCGTGCTGGCCGCCACCCTGCCGGTACTGCGCAGCCGCGGTCTGACGGCGCTGCCGGTGACCTATATCGGCAAGGCCGCGACGTTCGCGCTGATGTCGGGATTCCCGCTGATCCTGCTTGGTCAGTGGGACGCGTTGTGGAGCCGGGTCATCCTGGCCTGCGGGTGGGCGTTCGTGATCTGGGGCGCGGTGATGTACCTGTGGTCGGCCGTGCTGTATCTGCTCCAGGTCGGGATGGTGCTGCGCACCCTGCCGCGGGTGCCCGCAGGGAAAGCCTGACCGGTGTCCGCAGACGACCGCGCACTCGGCGGCTACAGCCGCGAGGCGGGCCGCAATGCTCATGACGCCGACGCGCCCAAGCTGATCCCGGTTCCGTCGCTGTTGAGGTCGCTGCTGACCGATCACCTCGATCCGGGGTACGCGGCCGCCGCCGAGCGGCGTGCGGCCCGCGGCGAGACCGGCCGCGGGCGGTTCGACTGGGGTTGGCAGCTGGCGGCGGGCCTTGCCGTGACCATCGTGTTCGCCACGGCGGCCGCGCAGGCGCAGTCCGTGGCTCCTGCGACCCGCGAGACACAGCACGTCCTCGTCGACAGTGTCCGGGCCGCGGAGACCACGACGGGCGCGGCCACCGAGCGCCGCGACAAA from Mycolicibacterium sp. YH-1 harbors:
- the secA2 gene encoding accessory Sec system translocase SecA2, with the translated sequence MSNRFWKLLGASTDKDQASSMGQVTASSAFDEKAAGLDDEQLRKAAKLLELGDLAEAADIPQFLAIAREASERATTLKPFDVQLLGALRMMAGDVVEMATGEGKTLAGAVAAAGYAIAGRSVHVISVNDYLARRDAEWMGPLLEAMGLTVGWITADSTADERRAAYACNVTYASVNEIGFDVLRDQLVTDVADLVSPDPDVALIDEADSVLVDEALVPLVLAGTTHRETPRLEIIRLVRDLVESNDAEKYYDTDADRRNVHLTDAGARRLEAALGGIDIYSEEHVSTTLTEANVALHANVLLQRDVHYIVRDGAVQLINASRGRIASLQRWPDGLQAAVEAKEGIETTETGEVLDTITVQALINRYPTVCGMTGTALAAGEQLRQFYKLGVSPIPPNTPNIRVDELDRVYITAAAKNDAVVEHITEVHATGQPVLVGTRDVAESEELHERLVKAGIPAVVLNAKNDAEEAAVIAEAGKLGVVTVSTQMAGRGTDIRLGGSDESDHDAVADLGGLHVIGTGRHHTERLDNQLRGRAGRQGDPGSSVFFSSWEDDVVVAHLEPQKLPMQTDEDGRILNDKAAQLLEHAQRVAEGKLLDVHANTWRYNQLVAQQRAIISERRENLLRTPTAREELAERSPKRYEQLLEEIGEERLETTCRQIMLYHLDRGWADHQAYLSDIRESIHLRALGRQNPLDEFHRMAVDAFGSLAADAIEAAQQTFETANVTEDELGLDLSKLARPTSTWTYMIHDNPLADDTMSALSLPGVFR
- a CDS encoding CDP-alcohol phosphatidyltransferase family protein, giving the protein MEAPHGSSEATGAGGDAVRPDAATDRVLTIPNALSVLRLILVPVFLYLLLVADANALAVAVLMFSGFSDWADGKIARLVPNQSSRLGALLDPAVDRTYMVAVPVAFAIDNIVPWWFVLVLLGRDVVLAATLPVLRSRGLTALPVTYIGKAATFALMSGFPLILLGQWDALWSRVILACGWAFVIWGAVMYLWSAVLYLLQVGMVLRTLPRVPAGKA